The following are encoded in a window of Panicum virgatum strain AP13 chromosome 5N, P.virgatum_v5, whole genome shotgun sequence genomic DNA:
- the LOC120676465 gene encoding zinc finger BED domain-containing protein RICESLEEPER 2-like, giving the protein MAEETANNTQVAQENDVAPNDEAVQADELVQAEDMAQADELIQGEEINQGDELVHGDDFIQGNELVVAEETTPRTGTRRRRKRSSVWEHFTIEEVAGGATRACCNLCKQTFAYSSGPKIAGTSHLKRHITLGSCPKINNQEQRLALPSAGGTDNDGEGTVERRTKRRYRYTGYANAAFDQDRSCSYLAKMIIQHDYPLHIVQQPAFRTLIESLQPRFKIVDVDTMEGEVYAVYQKEKENLHQAFNTMPGRISLTIGLWTTSQTLGYVSLAGQFIDSEWKVHRRMLSFMMVSSPHSENALSKAISMTLSDWNMKDKLFTITLDNECSSHDIYSANLRDYLSNKNNLMLKGQLFVVRCYAHILNAVAQDVIASIHGVIYNIRESIKFIKASSAREEKFAEIALQLEIPSTKTLCLDVTTQWNTTYLMLLAALDYKQAFTTLETCDDNYNEAPSGKDWKKVEAACSYLRLLYDSAHSIMASTNPTSNLFFHEAWKLQLELSNGTGHEDPIFSSVAKDMHERFDKYWKDCSLVLAIAVVMDPRFKMKLVEFSYSKIYGAEAAKYVKVVNDAMHELYKEYVAQPLPLTPAYAEHGEANNVTANANNSQGAPAATGDGLLDFDMYLSEIQSSQPSKSELEQYLDESLTPRMQKFDILNWWKLNTVKFPTLSKMARDILAIPMSMVSSGNSIFTAGTGNRMLDDYRSSLRPEIVEALFCAKDWLQYSAAAKDAPSSALVKAEGS; this is encoded by the coding sequence ATGGCTGAGGAAACCGCCAACAACACTCAAGTGGCCCAAGAAAATGACGTTGCTCCCAATGATGAGGCAGTCCAAGCAGATGAATTGGTCCAAGCTGAAGATATGGCTCAAGCTGATGAGTTGATACAAGGAGAAGAAATCAATCAAGGTGATGAGTTGGTTCATGGTGATGATTTCATCCAAGGAAATGAGTTGGTCGTTGCTGAGGAAACGACCCCTCGGACCGGAACCAGACGGAGGAGAAAAAGGTCCTCGGTATGGGAGCACTTCACTATTGAAGAAGTCGCTGGAGGCGCCACACGGGCATGCTGCAATCTCTGTAAGCAAACCTTTGCTTACAGCTCTGGCCCAAAGATTGCTGGGACTAGCCATCTCAAGAGGCACATCACCTTGGGTTCTTGTCCTAAGATAAATAATCAAGAGCAGAGGCTGGCACTGCCTTCAGCAGGAGGTACTGACAATGATGGTGAGGGAACTGTGGAGCGGCGAACTAAGAGACGATACAGATATACTGGTTATGCAAATGCTGCTTTTGATCAAGACCGCAGTTGCTCATACCTGGCGAAGATGATCATTCAGCATGACTACCCGCTTCACATTGTTCAACAGCCGGCATTCAGAACTCTTATTGAGAGCCTGCAGCCACGTTTCAAGATTGTGGATGTTGATACGATGGAGGGAGAGGTGTATGCTGTTTatcagaaagaaaaagagaacctGCATCAAGCATTCAACACTATGCCTGGAAGGATCAGCCTCACCATAGGATTGTGGACAACGAGTCAGACTCTTGGCTATGTTTCACTTGCAGGGCAGTTTATTGACTCAGAGTGGAAAGTACACCGAAGAATGCTTAGCTTCATGATGGTGTCTTCTCCTCACTCAGAGAATGCACTTAGTAAAGCAATTAGCATGACCCTTTCTGACTGGAATATGAAGGACAAACTATTCACCATCACATTGGATAATGAATGTTCCTCACATGACATCTACAGTGCAAATCTGAGGGATTATCTCTCCAACAAGAACAATCTCATGCTTAAGGGACAGCTGTTTGTTGTGAGGTGCTACGCCCATATCCTTAATGCTGTCGCCCAAGACGTCATTGCTTCAATTCACGGTGTCATCTACAATATCCGTGAAAGCATAAAGTTCATAAAAGCTTCTTCTGCCCGTGAAGAGAAGTTTGCTGAGATTGCTCTGCAGCTGGAGATTCCCAGTACGAAGACCCTCTGTCTAGATGTCACAACCCAGTGGAACACCACTTATCTGATGTTACTGGCCGCCTTGGATTATAAGCAGGCTTTCACTACACTTGAGACCTGTGATGATAACTACAATGAAGCTCCTTCAGGAAAGGATTGGAAGAAAGTTGAGGCTGCCTGTTCTTACCTGAGACTGCTATATGACTCAGCTCATAGTATCATGGCATCAACAAACCCAACTTCAAATCTTTTCTTCCATGAAGCCTGGAAACTTCAGCTAGAACTATCAAATGGCACAGGACATGAAGATCCCATTTTCAGTAGCGTTGCCAAAGATATGCATGAGAGGTTTGACAAGTACTGGAAAGATTGCAGCCTCGTGCTAGCCATTGCTGTTGTCATGGATCCACGTTTCAAGATGAAGCTTGTTGAGTTCAGTTACTCCAAGATTTATGGGGCTGAGGCTGCGAAGTATGTTAAGGTGGTCAATGATGCTATGCATGAGCTTTATAAGGAGTATGTTGCTCAGCCACTTCCACTGACCCCAGCCTATGCCGAGCACGGCGAAGCTAATAATGTCACAGCCAATGCGAATAACAGTCAAGGAGCTCCTGCTGCCACTGGTGATGGGCTTCTAGACTTTGATATGTACCTTTCCGAGATCCAGAGTAGCCAGCCCTCAAAATCTGAACTGGAACAATACCTGGATGAATCACTCACTCCACGTATGCAGAAGTTTGATATTCTGAACTGGTGGAAGCTTAACACAGTCAAGTTTCCAACCCTCTCTAAAATGGCCCGTGATATCTTGGCTATTCCAATGTCCATGGTAAGCAGTGGCAACTCCATATTCACTGCTGGAACAGGAAATCGCATGCTCGATGACTATAGAAGCTCTCTTCGTCCTGAGATTGTGGAGGCACTTTTCTGTGCAAAAGACTGGCTCCAGTACTCAGCAGCTGCCAAGGATGCACCAAGTTCTGCACTGGTCAAGGCTGAAGGGTCATAG